A window of the Leptolyngbya subtilissima AS-A7 genome harbors these coding sequences:
- a CDS encoding SulP family inorganic anion transporter, with amino-acid sequence MPGLARLRHYPTDWLRQDSLAGITVAAYLIPQCMAYGELAGVGPVQGLWAILPALLLYTLVGTSPQLSVGPESSTAVMTAVAIAPLAAISGTDYTVLASLLACAVGVLCLVGYVARLGFLADLLSKPILIGYMTGVAVIMIAGQLGRVSGIPIEAESVVGQLAEFWSHLGQAHGPTLAVGGFVLVFLFAVQARFSQLPGPLLAVLLATGMVVLLGLEQQGVKVVGEIPAGLPRFVVPLTSRQEAQQILTAAVGIAIVGYSDNVLTARALAARNHQSIDANQELFALGVANLGGGLMQGFPVSSSASRAAIGDSMGSKSQVYSLAAFGVVLGVLLFLRPLLAMFPTAALGALVIFAATKLVDIPEFLRLRAFRQGDFALALATTVGVLATDLLVGVAIAVGLSVIELFARIARPHDAVMGKVPNIAGLHDVTDWPGATTIPGLVIYRYDAPLFFANAGNLQRRALAVIEAEVAPVEWFVINTEAMVGIDVTAADMLVELHETLKQQGITLALARVKQDLYVQLKRCGLLDLIGTEHIFFTLPSAIEGFHQRDRPSEHS; translated from the coding sequence TTGCCCGGGCTAGCGCGCCTGCGCCATTACCCTACGGACTGGCTGCGCCAGGACAGTTTGGCGGGTATCACCGTGGCTGCCTACCTCATTCCCCAGTGCATGGCCTATGGGGAACTGGCGGGAGTTGGGCCAGTGCAGGGGTTATGGGCAATTTTGCCGGCGCTGCTGCTGTACACCCTGGTGGGCACGTCACCTCAGCTCTCGGTAGGGCCAGAGTCGAGCACGGCAGTAATGACGGCAGTAGCGATCGCCCCTCTGGCGGCAATCTCTGGCACGGACTATACCGTTTTGGCGTCTCTGCTGGCCTGCGCAGTGGGAGTGCTGTGCTTAGTAGGGTATGTAGCCCGTCTGGGCTTTTTAGCTGATTTGCTGTCAAAGCCGATTTTAATCGGCTACATGACTGGAGTTGCTGTCATTATGATCGCCGGACAGCTGGGCCGAGTGAGCGGTATACCGATTGAGGCCGAATCGGTGGTGGGGCAGCTGGCGGAATTTTGGAGTCACCTGGGTCAGGCTCACGGGCCAACGCTGGCGGTAGGGGGCTTTGTTCTGGTGTTTTTGTTTGCGGTGCAGGCTCGTTTTTCACAGCTACCTGGGCCGCTGCTGGCGGTGTTGCTGGCGACCGGCATGGTGGTGTTGCTCGGGCTGGAGCAGCAGGGGGTCAAAGTCGTAGGCGAAATTCCGGCGGGGCTACCTCGTTTTGTGGTGCCGTTGACCTCTCGTCAGGAGGCGCAACAAATTTTGACGGCAGCGGTGGGAATTGCGATCGTCGGTTACTCAGACAATGTGCTGACCGCACGGGCGTTGGCGGCCCGCAACCACCAAAGCATCGACGCCAATCAGGAGCTGTTTGCCCTGGGAGTGGCCAATCTGGGCGGCGGGCTGATGCAGGGCTTTCCGGTGAGCAGCAGCGCTAGCCGTGCGGCCATTGGCGACTCTATGGGCAGCAAGAGCCAGGTGTATTCGCTAGCAGCCTTTGGGGTCGTGCTGGGAGTGCTGCTGTTTCTGCGACCGCTATTGGCGATGTTCCCGACGGCGGCACTGGGGGCCCTGGTGATTTTTGCCGCCACTAAACTAGTGGATATTCCCGAGTTTCTGAGGCTTAGGGCATTTCGCCAGGGCGATTTTGCCTTGGCGCTGGCAACTACGGTAGGGGTGTTGGCAACGGATTTGCTGGTGGGGGTGGCGATCGCCGTCGGCCTCTCTGTGATCGAACTCTTTGCCCGCATTGCCCGCCCCCACGACGCGGTTATGGGTAAGGTGCCTAACATCGCTGGACTGCATGATGTGACGGACTGGCCGGGGGCAACCACCATCCCGGGGCTGGTGATTTACCGCTATGATGCACCGCTGTTTTTTGCCAACGCTGGAAATTTACAGCGTCGCGCCCTGGCGGTGATCGAAGCTGAAGTCGCGCCAGTGGAGTGGTTTGTGATCAATACCGAGGCCATGGTCGGGATCGACGTTACCGCCGCCGACATGCTGGTAGAACTGCACGAAACCCTAAAGCAGCAGGGCATTACCTTGGCCTTGGCGCGGGTTAAACAGGATCTTTACGTTCAGCTAAAGCGCTGTGGGCTGCTAGATTTGATCGGCACCGAGCACATCTTCTTTACGCTGCCGAGTGCGATCGAAGGGTTTCACCAGCGCGATCGCCCTAGTGAACATTCTTAA
- a CDS encoding M3 family metallopeptidase, with translation MTATVLQNPLLIGAGLPPFDSIDTAHIVPGITALLDDLAAALETLEAQVTPTWDGLVEPLTRIEERLGWSWGIVGHLMGVKNSPELRAAYEAVQPPLVQFATRLGQSKPIYEAFKQLRASDQWASFDPAQQRIVESSIREAELSGVGLEGAEKDRFNEIQQSLAELTNKFSNNVLDATKAFSLTLTTPEDIDGLPPSLLAQAAQAARDAGDESATAAAGPWRITLDYPSFGPFMQHSRRRDLREQLYRAFVTRASEGDLDNSPNIEKILELRHEMANLLGYATYADLSLARKMAPSVEAIEKLMGELRVASYDTAVKELEELKAFAQSKGAAEADSLTHWDTAFWAERIREEKYGLNDEELRPYFPLPQVLDGLFALAHRIFDVTIAPADGEAPVWHPDVRYFQVLNSGGDPIAHFYLDPYSRPAEKRGGAWMDDCINRGKINDQVRLPVAYLVCNQAPPVDGKPSLMTFRDVETLFHEFGHGLQHMLTKVDFTGAAGINNVEWDAVELPSQFMENWCYHRDTLLTLARHVDTGAPLPEDLYQKIVAARTFMTGSAILRQVRFGWTDIELHHRYRPGSGETVTTVSQRIAEQSSILKPLPEDAFLCAFTHIFAGGYAAGYYSYFWAEVLSADAFAAFEEAGLNDEGAIAATGRRFRDTVLALGGSRHPMEVFKAFRGREPSTQALLRHRGLVAA, from the coding sequence ATGACAGCTACCGTCTTACAAAACCCCCTCCTGATTGGTGCCGGTCTACCTCCCTTCGACAGCATCGACACAGCCCACATTGTGCCGGGCATCACCGCTCTGCTCGACGACCTCGCCGCCGCCCTAGAAACCCTAGAGGCCCAGGTTACCCCCACCTGGGACGGCCTGGTGGAACCCCTCACCCGCATCGAAGAGCGCCTGGGCTGGAGCTGGGGCATTGTCGGCCACCTGATGGGGGTAAAAAATAGCCCTGAGCTGCGCGCGGCCTACGAGGCGGTGCAGCCGCCCCTGGTGCAGTTCGCCACCCGCCTGGGCCAGAGCAAGCCGATCTATGAAGCCTTCAAACAGCTCCGCGCCAGCGACCAGTGGGCCAGCTTCGACCCGGCCCAGCAGCGCATCGTTGAGTCCTCGATCCGTGAAGCCGAGCTGTCGGGGGTGGGCCTAGAGGGCGCTGAAAAAGATCGCTTCAACGAAATTCAGCAGAGCTTGGCCGAACTCACCAACAAGTTCTCCAACAACGTGCTCGACGCCACCAAGGCCTTTAGCCTCACCCTCACCACCCCTGAAGATATCGACGGGCTACCCCCGAGCCTGCTGGCCCAGGCTGCCCAAGCCGCCCGCGATGCCGGCGACGAAAGCGCCACCGCCGCCGCGGGCCCCTGGCGAATCACGCTGGATTACCCCAGCTTCGGTCCGTTCATGCAGCACAGCCGCCGCCGCGACCTGCGCGAACAGCTCTACCGTGCCTTTGTCACTCGCGCCTCCGAGGGCGATCTCGACAACAGCCCCAACATTGAGAAAATTCTTGAGCTGCGCCACGAAATGGCGAACCTGTTGGGCTACGCCACCTACGCTGACCTCAGCCTGGCCCGCAAAATGGCTCCGTCTGTCGAGGCGATCGAAAAGCTGATGGGCGAGCTGCGGGTGGCCAGCTACGACACTGCCGTAAAGGAGCTGGAGGAACTCAAAGCCTTTGCTCAGTCTAAGGGGGCAGCCGAGGCCGACAGTCTCACCCACTGGGACACCGCCTTTTGGGCTGAGCGCATTCGCGAAGAAAAGTACGGCCTCAACGACGAAGAGCTGCGCCCCTACTTCCCGCTGCCCCAGGTGCTCGACGGCCTGTTTGCCCTGGCCCACCGCATCTTTGATGTCACCATTGCCCCCGCCGACGGCGAAGCTCCAGTGTGGCACCCCGACGTACGCTACTTCCAGGTATTAAATAGCGGCGGCGATCCGATCGCCCACTTCTACCTCGATCCCTACAGCCGCCCCGCCGAAAAACGCGGCGGCGCCTGGATGGATGACTGCATCAACCGGGGCAAGATCAACGACCAAGTGCGGCTGCCTGTGGCCTACCTGGTATGCAACCAGGCTCCCCCAGTAGACGGCAAGCCCAGTCTGATGACCTTCCGCGATGTGGAGACCCTGTTCCACGAGTTCGGCCATGGCCTCCAGCACATGCTGACCAAGGTTGATTTCACCGGAGCCGCAGGCATTAACAATGTGGAATGGGACGCCGTCGAGCTGCCCAGCCAGTTTATGGAGAACTGGTGCTACCACCGCGACACCCTGCTCACCCTGGCCCGCCACGTCGATACCGGTGCGCCCCTGCCCGAAGACTTGTATCAAAAGATTGTTGCCGCTCGCACCTTTATGACCGGCAGCGCCATTCTGCGCCAGGTGCGGTTTGGCTGGACTGACATTGAGCTGCACCACCGCTACCGACCCGGCAGCGGCGAAACGGTGACCACCGTCAGCCAGCGCATCGCTGAGCAGTCCTCTATTCTCAAGCCCCTGCCCGAAGATGCTTTTCTCTGTGCCTTCACCCATATCTTTGCGGGGGGCTACGCAGCGGGCTACTACAGCTACTTCTGGGCTGAGGTGCTGAGCGCCGACGCCTTTGCCGCCTTTGAAGAAGCGGGATTGAACGACGAGGGGGCGATCGCCGCCACCGGTCGCCGCTTCCGCGACACTGTGCTTGCCCTGGGCGGCAGTCGCCATCCGATGGAGGTGTTCAAAGCCTTCCGGGGGCGCGAACCTAGCACTCAGGCGCTGCTCCGCCATCGCGGTCTAGTAGCCGCTTAG
- a CDS encoding potassium channel family protein → MLNSSFRRIVTGIIFFSLTVVGAVIGYMVAGWNFLDAIYMVVITIFGVGYGEVQPLTSPPLKVFTIFVIIAGALSVAYIVSGFVQMITEGEIHRALNVKRMTNEIASLEDHVIICGFGRIGQLVARKLKRDRQPFIIIDNDLERVALAKEQGYLIYQGNATDEAALEAAGILRAKSLATVLPNDAANVFITLTARDMNPELMILARGEMPSTEKKLRLAGANHVVLPASISALRMAHLISHPSAVDFLSQTDGQHGLNEFLAELDIQLNELMIDATSPLIGGTIGDIEVKGQGTFITVALRRADGEVIIHPSRATYLALGDSIILMGHQGDMPNFAQQNAIKKEMRYRGARLR, encoded by the coding sequence ATGCTAAATAGCTCGTTTCGGCGGATTGTTACGGGGATTATCTTCTTCTCGCTGACGGTGGTGGGGGCAGTAATTGGCTACATGGTGGCGGGCTGGAACTTCCTCGACGCTATCTATATGGTAGTGATCACCATCTTTGGGGTGGGCTATGGGGAAGTGCAGCCCCTGACCTCACCGCCGCTCAAGGTATTTACGATTTTTGTGATTATCGCGGGAGCGCTGTCGGTGGCCTACATTGTGTCGGGCTTCGTGCAGATGATCACCGAAGGGGAAATTCATCGAGCCTTGAATGTAAAACGCATGACTAACGAGATTGCCAGCCTGGAAGACCACGTGATTATCTGTGGCTTTGGCCGCATTGGCCAGCTGGTGGCCCGCAAGCTAAAGCGCGATCGCCAGCCATTCATCATTATCGACAACGACTTGGAACGAGTGGCCTTAGCCAAGGAGCAGGGCTATTTAATCTATCAGGGCAATGCCACCGACGAAGCCGCCTTGGAGGCAGCAGGCATTCTCCGGGCCAAGTCGCTGGCGACGGTGCTGCCCAACGACGCCGCCAACGTATTCATTACCCTTACAGCACGGGACATGAACCCAGAGCTGATGATTTTGGCTCGGGGGGAAATGCCCTCCACTGAGAAAAAGCTGCGGCTGGCGGGGGCCAACCACGTGGTGCTGCCCGCCAGCATTAGCGCCCTGCGGATGGCCCATCTAATTAGCCACCCATCAGCGGTGGACTTTTTGTCGCAGACCGATGGTCAGCACGGGCTGAATGAGTTTTTGGCGGAGCTAGATATTCAGCTGAATGAGCTGATGATTGATGCCACCTCGCCGCTAATTGGTGGCACTATCGGCGACATTGAGGTCAAGGGCCAGGGCACGTTTATTACCGTGGCCTTGCGTCGGGCCGACGGTGAAGTGATTATTCACCCCAGCCGGGCTACCTATCTGGCCCTGGGCGACTCGATTATTTTGATGGGTCACCAGGGGGATATGCCTAACTTTGCCCAGCAGAACGCGATCAAGAAGGAGATGCGGTATCGAGGGGCGAGGCTGCGGTAG
- a CDS encoding Lin0512 family protein encodes MAHKRLIIEMGMGVDQHGQDPTVAAARAVRNAIAHNALPGVWEVAGLSHPNEMLVEVQVAVPFPDQVRQDEVLAVLPFGQKTLVLKEGGMVVAGRAIPELDDKNDDMYVAIAAVTVSIPESEG; translated from the coding sequence GTGGCCCACAAGCGACTGATTATTGAAATGGGTATGGGCGTCGATCAGCACGGCCAAGACCCCACCGTGGCGGCAGCGCGGGCGGTGCGCAATGCGATCGCCCACAACGCCCTCCCCGGCGTCTGGGAAGTCGCTGGCCTCAGCCACCCCAACGAAATGCTGGTTGAAGTACAGGTTGCCGTCCCCTTTCCCGATCAGGTGCGGCAAGATGAGGTGCTAGCGGTGCTGCCCTTTGGCCAAAAGACCTTGGTACTCAAGGAAGGCGGTATGGTAGTAGCCGGGCGCGCCATCCCTGAACTCGACGATAAGAACGACGATATGTATGTTGCGATCGCCGCAGTAACGGTATCGATCCCTGAAAGTGAGGGGTAA
- a CDS encoding cyanophycinase, whose translation MGTEQQLGALVIIGGAEDKEGDCVVLREFVRAAGGVDAEIAVMTAATSLPDEVGDDYTRVFERLGAKRVDVVHTDRREDSEREDNLEKIKGATGIFFTGGDQSRIVEYIKGTPLNDAIQQRRQEGAVIGGTSAGAAMMPDEMIIEGDSVSNPSVGAVEMGPGMGFLPGIVVDQHFAQRGRLGRLLAALVLQPAVLGLGIDENTAIIVTGDEFQVVGAGTITVVDETTATHNNLEGLLKDEPIALCDVKLHILPHGYRYNLKTHTPIV comes from the coding sequence ATGGGTACCGAACAACAGCTAGGCGCGTTGGTTATTATTGGCGGCGCGGAAGATAAAGAAGGCGACTGCGTTGTCCTGCGAGAATTTGTCCGGGCCGCTGGTGGGGTTGACGCCGAGATTGCCGTGATGACGGCTGCCACCAGCCTGCCCGACGAAGTGGGCGATGATTACACTCGCGTGTTTGAGCGGCTGGGGGCCAAGCGAGTCGATGTGGTACACACCGACCGCCGAGAAGATTCTGAACGCGAGGACAATTTAGAAAAAATCAAAGGGGCTACCGGCATCTTCTTTACCGGCGGTGATCAGTCTCGCATCGTTGAATATATCAAAGGCACCCCCCTCAACGACGCAATTCAGCAACGCCGTCAGGAAGGGGCCGTGATTGGCGGCACCAGCGCCGGGGCCGCCATGATGCCCGACGAGATGATTATAGAGGGTGATTCGGTCTCAAACCCCAGCGTCGGTGCGGTAGAAATGGGCCCAGGCATGGGGTTCTTGCCCGGTATTGTGGTCGACCAGCACTTTGCTCAGCGGGGAAGACTAGGTCGGCTGCTGGCGGCCCTGGTGCTCCAACCCGCTGTCCTCGGCTTGGGCATCGATGAGAACACGGCTATCATCGTCACTGGCGATGAGTTTCAAGTCGTGGGGGCAGGCACCATCACCGTGGTCGATGAAACCACCGCCACCCACAACAACCTGGAAGGGTTGCTCAAGGATGAACCCATTGCCCTATGCGATGTCAAGTTGCACATTCTGCCCCATGGCTACCGCTACAACCTCAAGACCCACACCCCGATCGTGTAG
- a CDS encoding Na+/H+ antiporter NhaC family protein encodes MDSMLYTLWTMIGAMTFGAIMEKFGMLTKLINPVLLRARSQGKLFAGDQYTALVLPLHVSRIEFQRGSQPQNLSCLTADAGTVTSALTWNSCSAFMAVTLEVSTFLCFPFAVFNIASPILSLLYGITGFKIDKLLTAFGSTAEAL; translated from the coding sequence ATAGACAGCATGCTCTACACCCTGTGGACTATGATTGGGGCCATGACTTTTGGCGCCATCATGGAAAAGTTTGGCATGCTGACCAAGCTGATTAACCCAGTGCTGCTGCGGGCGCGCTCCCAGGGCAAGCTATTTGCGGGTGACCAGTACACTGCCCTGGTGCTGCCCCTCCACGTGTCTCGGATCGAGTTTCAACGGGGGTCGCAGCCCCAAAATCTGTCGTGTCTGACCGCCGATGCGGGTACTGTTACCTCAGCCCTGACGTGGAATTCTTGCAGTGCGTTCATGGCGGTAACGCTGGAAGTCTCTACATTTCTGTGTTTTCCCTTTGCGGTTTTTAACATCGCCAGCCCCATTCTGTCGCTGCTCTATGGCATTACGGGCTTCAAAATTGATAAGCTGCTCACCGCCTTTGGCTCTACCGCTGAGGCGCTTTAG
- a CDS encoding M14 family metallopeptidase, translated as MTTLINPGSVSDVAKTIYTGDILQGVPVISHLGVGDLAPGHSHRFFFEGVQMATGQHWYVPVLVAKGDRPGPCVGLVAGIHGDEVSGIDAAQRVMAQLDPTAMAGSVVAVLGVSRPAVEYTRSHWLTAQGGGSQVDMNRVWPGDETGVNAATRHAGLLWNRLLITNVDMVIDYHTVTTGSDFTLFLFADLRQPTVRQMAELFPAEQIQNDPGLVGTLETALVAAGIPALTVEIGGPRRFDASKIARAVEGTCNVLKHYGLVDGPLGRTAAEVGTVYGDALETIRATTGGFLELLVDLRDRVISDQPVAIQRNAFGDVVAEYRASVVGEIAVVARDALCEPGSRVVQILYNRSEVEP; from the coding sequence ATGACGACTCTCATTAACCCAGGTTCCGTCTCTGACGTTGCTAAGACCATCTATACCGGCGACATTCTCCAAGGGGTGCCGGTGATCAGCCACCTGGGCGTGGGCGACCTGGCTCCAGGGCACAGCCATCGGTTTTTCTTTGAGGGAGTGCAGATGGCGACGGGCCAGCACTGGTATGTGCCGGTGCTGGTGGCCAAGGGCGATCGCCCCGGTCCCTGCGTTGGCCTAGTGGCGGGCATCCATGGAGATGAGGTGAGCGGCATCGATGCGGCGCAGCGGGTGATGGCCCAGCTCGACCCCACAGCGATGGCAGGCAGCGTGGTGGCGGTGCTGGGGGTGTCGCGCCCGGCGGTGGAGTATACGCGATCGCACTGGCTAACGGCCCAGGGCGGTGGCTCCCAGGTGGATATGAACCGGGTTTGGCCCGGCGATGAAACCGGTGTCAACGCTGCCACCCGCCACGCCGGGCTGCTGTGGAATCGCCTTTTGATCACCAACGTCGATATGGTGATCGACTACCACACGGTGACAACCGGCAGCGACTTCACCCTGTTTCTGTTTGCCGACCTGCGGCAGCCCACGGTGCGACAAATGGCAGAACTGTTTCCAGCCGAGCAGATTCAGAACGATCCGGGGCTAGTCGGCACCTTAGAAACCGCCTTAGTGGCGGCGGGCATTCCAGCTCTGACGGTGGAAATTGGTGGCCCTAGACGGTTCGACGCCAGCAAAATTGCTCGGGCGGTAGAGGGCACCTGCAACGTGCTCAAGCACTACGGGCTGGTCGATGGTCCCCTGGGGCGCACCGCCGCCGAGGTGGGCACGGTCTATGGTGATGCTCTAGAGACAATTCGCGCCACCACGGGCGGCTTTTTAGAGCTGCTAGTAGATCTGCGCGATCGCGTCATCTCTGACCAACCAGTAGCGATTCAGCGCAATGCCTTTGGAGATGTGGTGGCCGAGTACCGGGCCAGCGTAGTTGGCGAAATTGCTGTAGTCGCCCGCGACGCCCTATGCGAACCCGGTTCGCGTGTGGTGCAGATTCTCTACAACCGCAGTGAGGTCGAACCCTAG
- a CDS encoding DedA family protein translates to MFNWITTWIESLGYVGIFGLMVLEHLFPPIPSELVMPLAGFVSRDSSDMNLVGVILAGSLGSLIGASAWYVLGRLISHEQMMGWVRRYGRWLTLKPKDIEKAMDFFQKSGGGWIVGVGRMVPGVRTYVSVPAGLSQMPLLPYLGYSALGTLLWTGALAAAGYILGAQFERVQVLLGPVSKIVLISCAIAFVVWVADRRRRQV, encoded by the coding sequence ATGTTCAACTGGATCACGACCTGGATTGAGTCTCTTGGCTATGTCGGCATCTTTGGCCTGATGGTACTGGAGCATCTGTTTCCGCCCATTCCATCAGAGTTGGTAATGCCGCTGGCAGGGTTTGTCAGCCGCGACAGCTCTGACATGAACCTAGTCGGAGTGATTTTGGCGGGGTCCCTCGGCTCGCTAATTGGGGCGTCAGCTTGGTATGTGTTGGGTCGGCTAATTAGCCATGAGCAAATGATGGGCTGGGTGAGACGCTACGGCCGCTGGCTAACACTCAAGCCTAAAGACATTGAAAAGGCGATGGATTTTTTTCAAAAGAGTGGCGGCGGCTGGATAGTGGGGGTCGGCCGCATGGTACCTGGGGTGCGCACCTATGTGTCGGTACCAGCGGGGCTAAGTCAAATGCCGCTGCTGCCCTACCTGGGCTACTCTGCCCTGGGCACCCTGCTGTGGACAGGGGCACTGGCAGCGGCGGGCTACATTTTGGGCGCCCAGTTTGAGCGGGTGCAGGTGTTGCTTGGCCCAGTTAGCAAGATTGTGCTGATTAGCTGTGCGATCGCTTTTGTTGTCTGGGTCGCCGATCGCCGCCGTCGCCAGGTTTAG
- a CDS encoding DUF3616 domain-containing protein: MPNGFLLSRALLKFQTDSEGLLAELSAVTRTPDGNLWLGSDEFTTLERLNPMGDGVYGNHKTFHLQDFIQLSDDESEIDIEGLDYCDGYLWVVGSHSFKRPQAKGKKQHKDIQRLSEIEHDPNRSLLARLPILNGEIVHTYALSDNKGDTLTAASLKQVNGHNLLLEALAEDEHLGLFLKMQLPSKDNGFDVEGIAVSGNKIFLGLRGPVLRGWAIILEIEVEDAEPGTLTLKDLGGGCLYRKHFLDLNGQGVRELCLYEGDMLLLAGPTMEVEGAMQVFRLENVLEHTNDTLWSQESGRLKVLFDIPFVIGTDHAEGLTLVPCLGYDDALMVVYDSPDDERRPDPKSIFSDIFRLPKQTSDA; this comes from the coding sequence ATGCCCAATGGATTCTTGCTCAGTCGCGCTCTGCTTAAATTTCAAACTGACTCTGAAGGTCTACTAGCTGAGCTATCCGCTGTGACCCGCACCCCAGATGGTAATCTCTGGCTCGGTTCCGATGAATTTACCACTCTAGAGCGGCTGAACCCTATGGGCGATGGGGTCTATGGCAACCACAAAACCTTTCACCTCCAAGACTTTATTCAGCTCTCTGATGACGAGTCTGAAATCGATATTGAAGGCCTCGACTACTGCGATGGCTATCTTTGGGTAGTGGGCTCCCACAGCTTTAAGCGCCCCCAAGCTAAGGGTAAAAAGCAGCACAAAGACATTCAACGACTTTCCGAAATCGAGCATGATCCTAACCGATCGCTGCTGGCTCGGCTACCGATTCTCAATGGCGAAATTGTACACACCTATGCCCTTTCTGATAACAAGGGCGATACCCTTACCGCAGCCAGCTTAAAGCAGGTGAACGGCCACAATTTGCTGCTAGAAGCCCTCGCCGAAGACGAACATCTAGGGCTGTTTTTAAAGATGCAGTTGCCTTCAAAAGACAACGGCTTTGATGTCGAAGGCATTGCCGTTAGCGGTAACAAAATCTTTTTGGGTTTGCGCGGCCCTGTTTTGCGCGGGTGGGCAATTATTCTTGAAATTGAAGTAGAAGATGCCGAGCCCGGTACGCTCACGCTTAAAGATTTAGGGGGAGGTTGTCTCTATCGCAAGCACTTTCTTGACCTCAATGGCCAAGGCGTTCGCGAACTATGCCTGTACGAAGGGGATATGCTGCTGCTGGCCGGCCCGACTATGGAGGTGGAGGGTGCCATGCAGGTGTTTCGCCTTGAAAACGTTCTTGAGCATACCAACGATACACTGTGGAGCCAAGAATCTGGTCGACTCAAGGTTCTGTTTGATATACCTTTTGTTATTGGTACTGACCATGCCGAGGGCCTTACATTGGTGCCTTGCCTAGGTTACGACGATGCACTAATGGTGGTCTACGATTCACCAGACGACGAGCGTCGCCCTGACCCTAAGTCAATATTTTCTGACATCTTTCGCCTACCCAAGCAGACTAGCGACGCCTAG
- a CDS encoding CHAD domain-containing protein, with protein sequence MAYRFFTDSTVEANVQRILNEQLEKAIQELSEGIQKTPEQAIHSTRKRLKKGRAVLRLVRKSIGEKTYQRENDQLRSIGQALAPARDGAVYQKTLNDLIEIYGISLENKGLSELQNSLTDLYKSELKALIDRDDAIAPILADLEASKARLSKLTLHETGWKAVSKSLEQVYRQGRDRFHAAYKDGNDETFHDWRKRVKDLWYSSCLLKQIWPPVMEVLGSEAHYLSELLGDGHDSAVLQHFLRHHPSEVALSNTSLQVLMPLLIHRQDKLHQQAKGLGKKFYSEEPKTFIKRIHSYWRSEFSGSN encoded by the coding sequence ATGGCCTATCGATTTTTCACCGACAGCACCGTTGAGGCCAATGTTCAGCGCATTCTTAACGAGCAACTTGAGAAAGCAATTCAAGAACTGAGCGAGGGCATTCAAAAAACCCCTGAGCAGGCGATTCACAGTACGCGCAAGCGGTTAAAAAAGGGGCGAGCGGTGCTGCGGCTGGTGCGAAAGTCGATAGGCGAAAAGACTTATCAACGAGAGAACGATCAGCTGAGGAGTATTGGACAAGCTCTTGCTCCGGCTCGAGATGGTGCTGTCTATCAAAAAACTTTGAATGACCTGATCGAAATTTATGGAATATCGCTTGAGAATAAGGGACTTTCTGAGCTGCAAAACAGTTTGACAGATCTCTATAAATCTGAGCTCAAGGCACTAATTGATCGCGATGATGCGATCGCGCCTATTCTGGCCGATTTAGAAGCGAGTAAAGCTCGGCTAAGCAAGCTCACCCTTCATGAAACGGGGTGGAAAGCCGTCTCCAAAAGCCTAGAACAAGTTTATCGTCAGGGACGCGATCGCTTTCACGCTGCCTACAAAGACGGTAACGACGAAACGTTTCACGACTGGCGCAAGCGAGTCAAAGATCTGTGGTACAGCTCCTGTCTGCTAAAGCAGATTTGGCCCCCTGTTATGGAAGTCTTAGGCTCAGAAGCTCATTACCTCTCTGAGTTGCTGGGCGACGGCCACGACAGTGCTGTTCTGCAACACTTTTTGCGACATCACCCCTCAGAAGTGGCACTTAGCAACACTTCTTTGCAGGTGCTCATGCCCCTACTGATTCATCGGCAAGATAAGCTGCATCAACAGGCCAAGGGTTTAGGCAAAAAATTCTATAGCGAGGAGCCCAAAACGTTTATCAAGCGTATTCACAGCTATTGGCGGTCTGAGTTTTCAGGTTCAAATTAG
- a CDS encoding DUF6335 family protein: protein MNSQQSDLAEKLPHEIDAAPPPSNEPVIHLPPSQAEVEEARVGQSDDSEHLGAEVTAESALETNSPLTGGDPDAVAERAETVGEEAVGGTTPTPEQNDVDALADAVGISTKPEHPVGVLNEMNRRDDQRFELDLDSKGPEY, encoded by the coding sequence ATGAACTCACAACAATCTGATCTCGCTGAAAAGCTTCCCCATGAAATAGATGCAGCGCCACCACCGTCTAACGAACCCGTAATTCACCTACCGCCTAGTCAGGCCGAGGTTGAAGAGGCTCGCGTTGGGCAAAGCGATGACAGCGAGCACCTTGGAGCTGAGGTGACAGCTGAGAGCGCTCTGGAAACGAATAGCCCTCTGACCGGAGGCGACCCCGATGCAGTTGCAGAGCGAGCTGAAACGGTCGGTGAAGAGGCCGTGGGTGGCACCACGCCAACCCCCGAGCAAAATGATGTTGATGCTCTCGCTGACGCCGTAGGCATTAGCACTAAGCCCGAGCACCCCGTTGGAGTCCTCAACGAAATGAATCGTCGGGATGACCAGCGATTTGAACTCGATCTGGATTCCAAGGGTCCTGAGTATTAA